The sequence TGAAGTCGGGCACATCGTCAACCGCGACATCCTTATTCAGACCATTGCGGGCGTTATGGGTTCCGCCATTGTGACCCTTGCCAATATCTTTCAGTTTACGGCCATTTTTGGCGGCAACCGGGACGAAGAAGGCGGCGGAACCAACCCCATTGCCGCCATTGCCATGGCCCTGCTGGCACCCATGGCTGCCGGTCTTATCCAGATGGCGATTTCACGCTCGCGCGAGTATCTGGCGGACGACACTGGCGCCGCGCTTTGCGGTCAGCCCTTGGCCCTTGCCGGGGCGCTGAACAAGCTGGGCATCGCCAGCGGCCAGATCCCCATGCAGGAAGGCAACCCCAGCACGGAACAGATGTTCATTGTGACCCCCATGTACGCTCATGGCGGCATGGCAAGCCTCTTCAGCACCCATCCGCCCCTGGAAGAGCGCATTCGCCGTCTGCGCGAAATGGCAGCTTCCGGGCGCTGAAAACCACAGCCCATGAGGTAGATGATGCACGCACGCCTTGTTTGCGCCGCCCTGCTGAGCCTTGCGCTGATAGCCTGTAACAAGGCCCAGCCAACGCAGGACACTACGCCCCTTCCTCCGGTCGAACCATGCCCCTTTGTGTACGTCTACGCCCCCGGCAACTACATTGTAGATATTGCCAGCGGGTCACAGGTGATACTTGACCCTGGCGTACAGGAGTTCGATCTGTTCTGCTCGCCTGGCGAAGCACGGGCGGCTGTGAATGAAGCCGTGCGGCTCGGTGTTCTGACCGAGGGAGACTGGCGCATCTACCGACTTGAGGGCTCCATGGAAGAGATTGGCCAAAGGCAGCGCAACAACCAGCATACCCTTACCCGCATGACCCAGATTGTGGACTGGGTGGCTGAAGGTTTCTAAACGCCGCATATGAATGAATTGCAAAAGCTCCGGGCATGAAAAATGTCCGGAGCTTTTTTGTCTGCACTGGCACGTGGGGCTCAGTTTTTACGAAAAACCATGGTCATCATGTTGCCCCAGAATGGCGGCGACGGTTCTAGTGGTTCCTGCCCCCTGTTTATGGCCTCCACAGCCCTGCTGACAGCCTGAATGTCGCAAGCGGGGTTTGCATACGGGGTTTCCTCATAAAAGAACGTTTGCCCCACTGTGCTGCACCCCAGCGCCGCAAACTCGCCTGCCAGCGATTGCGGCGTGTAGCCCACACAGTCACACGGAGTAAGGCTGAAACGAAACCTCTTGCGGAACACCTGATGGCAATAAGCCTCCATGTTGGGCTGCGCGGTCACGTACA is a genomic window of uncultured Desulfovibrio sp. containing:
- a CDS encoding zinc metalloprotease HtpX → MTSQIKTVLLLALLSAIIIMLGGLMGGRTGVIFAFGLALIMNVGSYWYSDKIVLSMYRARELAPEEAPYLHKIVEELAHNAGIPKPRICVVPEEAPNAFATGRNPENAVVAVTEGIMRLLSPEELRGVLAHEVGHIVNRDILIQTIAGVMGSAIVTLANIFQFTAIFGGNRDEEGGGTNPIAAIAMALLAPMAAGLIQMAISRSREYLADDTGAALCGQPLALAGALNKLGIASGQIPMQEGNPSTEQMFIVTPMYAHGGMASLFSTHPPLEERIRRLREMAASGR
- a CDS encoding DVU_2496 family lipoprotein; this encodes MMHARLVCAALLSLALIACNKAQPTQDTTPLPPVEPCPFVYVYAPGNYIVDIASGSQVILDPGVQEFDLFCSPGEARAAVNEAVRLGVLTEGDWRIYRLEGSMEEIGQRQRNNQHTLTRMTQIVDWVAEGF